One window of the Colletotrichum lupini chromosome 9, complete sequence genome contains the following:
- a CDS encoding aorsin precursor: MHVDVRDRSPAQTSLSKRMYSNNQSMFLQEVKVVCLMPQSVFCAPKHTLALTCPASRSAAAELESHMNSLGTSDQPFRKAFNLSAAYGSAQMQFGKLLELICQAAIQGPNNARHQKRKDIDLNGFDERYYRHIIRTLPRYLQRLANISTVDTSQHACISPISLEVYSFSIGESITIPVEDIYSPPWDTARGFTFQDNASTHRRLCHPEMISLPTGGPLYVYSEAKISHAAGGSSYMVNKFLADSIDVMSKTEGERAVTNFTLSKETVMHFRVVFLAVFLGPAAADYLQDTHSVHEKREEKFGLGWSKVESKPSPGTIIPLQIALQQNELDVAEHELLRVSDPSSPEFSQHWTRAKVDARFSPTRERIHTVQTWLGEVGIGEQHIRRSADGGWLFLNTTLRVAEKLLKTTFGVYLDPMSD, encoded by the exons ATGCACGTCGATGTCCGAGATAGGTCCCCTGCCCAGACGAGCCTCTCGAAACGGATG TACAGCAATAATCAGTCGATGTTCCTACAAGAGGTGAAGGTTGTTTGTTTGATGCCGCAGTCTGT CTTCTGCGCTCCTAAGCACACTCTGGCCCTCACATGCCCAGCCTCCAGAAGCGCCGCTG CGGAGCTTGAAAG TCACATGAACTCATTGGGAACTTCCGATCAGCCATTTAGGAAAGCGTTCAACCTTTCGGCTGCATATGGCTCAGC GCAAATGCAATTTGGAAAACTCCTGGAGCTAATCTGCCAGGCAGCAATTCAGGg TCCCAATAACGCTAGGCATCAGAAGAGGAAGGACATTGACCTCAACGGATTCGATGAAAGGTACTACAGGCATATCATACGTACTTTACCTAGGTACCTGCAGCGCTTAGCAAACATCAGTACTGTAGATACATCACAGCATGCAT GTATCTCCCCCATCTCACTAGAGGTTTATTCATTTTCGATCGGAGAGTCAATCACAATCCCGGTTGAAGATATTTATTCTCCACCCTGGGACACAGCAAGGGGTTTTACCTTC CAAGACAATGCCTCAACTCATCGTAGGCTCTGCCATCCAGAAATGATTTCGCTTCCGACAGGAGGGCCTCTATATGTCTATTCAGAGGCCAAGATAAG CCATGCCGCAGGTGGCTCGTCTTACATGGTCAACAAATTCTTGGC TGATAGCATTGATGTTATGTCCAAGA CTGAAGGGGAGCGTGCCGTTACAAACTTCACCTTGTCTAAGGAAA CCGTCATGCATTTCAGAGTGGTCTTCTTAGCTGTCTTCCTTGGTCCGGCAGCGGCCGACTACCTTCAAGATACTCATTCGGTCCATGAGAAGCGAGAGGAAAAGTTTGGGTTGGGCTGGTCAAAGGTTGAAAGTAAACCTAGCCCCGGAACAATTATACCTCTCCAAATTGCTCTCCAGCAAAATGAGCTTGATGTAGCTGAGCACGAGCTGTTGCGAGTCTCCGACCCATCTTCTCCCGAATTCTCCCAGCATTGGACTCGAGCCAAAGTCGATGCTAGGTTCTCTCCTACAAGAGAGAGAATACATACAGTTCAGACTTGGCTCGGGGAGGTCGGCATCGGTGAACAGCACATTCGCCGATCCGCTGATGGGGGATGGCTTTTTCTAAATACCACACTCAGAGTGGCTGAGAAGCTACTCAAAACGACCTTTGGTGTCTATCTGGACCCcatgtcggattag
- a CDS encoding aorsin precursor, producing MPTVHLGMGTRIRQRWNQPDHSDDRLVGARGDFSPRSLHKRSNTTFTLDNCHRYITPDCLRELYNIASTSAIHPNNSFGIFQVTWASWLPKDLDLFFGIFSPKSVGFRPIMKSINGGYWQDELQGTYVNAEADLDFEYSMALTYPQPVINYQVGEKWQTRTLNGLIAAFDGSYCDAWNSSIDGVYPSPSDDGYQKAHDCGTVRPANVVSISYAWNEVSFPKAYLRRQCLEFLKLGLQGVSVISASADCGPAGTGCSCLDPSTGQALGPLSTYGNFNPVVPASCPYVTSVGGTQIRANGSVYDSEVVFRHSSATHISSSGGGFSNLFDAPEYQKDAIDHYLQRPDINERLQNLTGKFNPLGRGVPDVSSNAANFVAAINGQLMTVFGTSASAPVFASILTKINDARLHVGKKPVGFVNPVLYSHATVMTDIVEGSNYGCGVEGFHAGPGWDPVTGLGTPDYKKLLTFHVFAVLTPPHSQP from the exons ATGCCAACTGTGCATCTGGGCATGGGAACGAGGATTAGGCAAAGATGGAATCAGCCTGATCATTCAGATGACCGCCTGGTGGGAGCTCGCGGCGACTTCAGTCCTCGATCTCTTCACAAAAGATCCAACACTACATTCACTCTCGACAACTGTCACCGGTACATCACACCTGATTGTTTGCGGGAACTTTACAATATTGCCAGTACAAGCGCCATCCACCCGAATAACTCTTTCGGAATCTTTCAAGTCACTTGGGCCTCTTGGCTTCCCAAAGATTTGGACTTATTCTTCGGTATCTTTTCACCAAAGTCTGTTGGCTTCAGGCCCATCATGAAATCCATAAACGGTGGTTACTGGCAGGACGAGCTTCAAGGAACATACGTAAATGCCGAGGCCGACCTCGATTTTGAATACAGTATGGCCTTGACATACCCTCAGCCAGTCATCAACTACCAAGTTGGTGAGAAGTGGCAGACCAGAACGCTGAACGGGCTCATCGCGGCGTTTGACGGTTCATATTGCGACGCATGGAACTCCTCTATTGATGGTGTATACCCCTCTCCTTCGGATGATGGATATCAAAAGGCCCACGACTGCGGCACAGTCCGTCCAGCTAACGTTGTGTCCATTTCCTATGCCTGGAATGAAGTCTCTTTTCCGAAGGCATATCTCCGAAGGCAGTGTCTCGAGTTTCTTAAGCTCGGTTTGCAGGGTGTCAGCGTCATATCGGCTTCGGCAGACTGCGGTCCGGCGGGAACAGGATGTTCTTGTCTTGACCCTTCTACTGGCCAAGCATTGGGCCCGCTGTCGACATATGGCAATTTCAACCCCGTAGTGCCAGCTTCGTGCCCATACGTTACCTCTGTCGGTGGTACGCAAATTCGCGCAAATGGCTCTGTCTACGATTCCGAGGTTGTCTTTCGTCATTCCAGTGCCACACATATCAGCTCTTCTGGGGGCGGGTTTAGCAATCTCTTTGACGCACCAGAATATCAGAAGGACGCAATTGATCATTACTTGCAACGCCCAGATATCAATGAGCGCTTGCAGAACTTGACGGGGAAGTTCAATCCACTGGGACGTGGGGTCCCCGATGTATCATCCAACGCGGCTAATTTCGTTGCCGCCATCAACGGCCAATTGATGACTGTCTTTGGGACCTCCGCATCAGCGCCAGTTTTTGCTTCTATTCTCACGAAGATCAACGATGCGCGCCTACATGTCGGGAAGAAACCCGTAGGCTTTGTCAATCCGGTTCTCTATTCTCATGCAACAGTCATGACAGATATTGTGGAGGGCTCGAACTATGGCTGTGGTGTTGAAGGATTCCACGCGGGACCAGGCTGGGACCCGGTCACCGGTTTGGGAACGCCTGACTACAAGAAACTCCTCACTTT TCATGTGTTCGCAGTCCTGACACCTCCACACTCGCAGCCATAA
- a CDS encoding amine oxidase B: MLLQKIGPRKYISSQVILFGFVATMQVFLVDRKGFLASRMMLGLAEAGYIPGACYTLSTWYTKKELAKRIAIFGNALSPILASGILKLEGERGLRGWQWLFLDTPDPLLSPGLIRFKGSEKSIIQRRLEVDDKEKRGGAQGMRIPPKLVWKTILHWKRWPHFLSSFAVFSTWSPLTTYTPTIIMNLGFNRIQANALAAVGASLALVVVFVFAYISDKTNKRGFSVIGAQFCYLIVLVVARTAHPHVGKWSRWGLWTAVNSFAVGYHPVNNSWVQLNCLSGLQAAYSAQQAGLSVAVVEARDRVGGKTWSVPLASGRGVADLGAAWINENTQSRMAEYVKKFKLPTVSQRLKGTAVMQLADSSRVEFPFGIIPEFSVEEKENLEKIRDHIQAVSLKREAPRREDDGVSLDQYVRSLGALPKTVEMINLWARVMHGVDSSQESAAFFIDYCRRNGGLFSIRADDQTGGNYQRFHGGTQQIANGIANLIGESNIHLSAPVAAIENHQTHVVVITSRNQRFLGRKAIISVPSAMLRDLNISPLLPQRVREVTDSSKLGHYNKAILYYDRPWWRDLGFNGFFMSYKGPVCVARDTSVDETQSFALTCFVNGKFGEDWSKLYPHERRQLVIKQVAEVFNVDVDSEAFRPIEVFDQIWKHEQFSQGALAPITEIGHFTEYADVYGKPVGNLHFVGTEYSTEWKGYMEGALCSGEQGAKEVLEALQRAPRASL; encoded by the exons ATGCTCTTGCAAAAG ATTGGGCCGCGCAAGTACATCTCTAGCCAAGTAATTCTATTCGGTTTCGTCGCAACTATGCAAGTATTTCTAGTCGACCGCAAGGGTTTCTTGGCTTCGCGTATGATGCTTGGTCTTGCGGAGGCGGGCTACATTCCAGGAGCCTGCTACACCCTTTCAACTTGGTACACGAAGAAAGAACTAGCCAAACGCATCGCAATCTT CGGAAACGCTTTGAGCCCTATACTGGCATCTGGCATCCTCAAGCTCGAAGGCGAACGTGGGCTGCGTGGCTGGCAGTGGCTTTTCCTAG ACACCCCCGATCCGCTGTTGAGCCCAGGTCTCATCCGATTCAAAGGCTCAGAGAAGAGTATCATACAAAGGCGCCTAGAGGTAGATGACAAAGAGAAGCGTGGCGGCGCTCAAGGAATGCGAATTCCTCCAAAGCTCGTATGGAAGACTATTCTGCACTGGAAACGCTGGCCACATTTTCTGAGCAGCTTTGCCGTCTTCTCCACCTGGAGCCCTCTTACCACTTACACGCCTACCATCATTAT GAATCTCGGCTTCAACCGCATCCAGGCCAATGCTCTTGCTGCAGTGGGCGCGTCACTCGCTTTGGTCGTCGTCTTCGTTTTTGCCTATATCAGTGACAAGACCAATAAGCGTGGATTCTCAGTAATAGGAGCTCAGTTTTGTTATCTGATTGTCTTGGTCGTTGCGCGCACGGCACACCCTCATGTGGGCAAGTGGTCACGCTGGGGGCTTTGGACGGCTGTGAACAGCTTCGCGGTTGGGTATCACCCTGTCAACAACTCATGGGTGCAACTCAACT GTCTCAGCGGCCTTCAGGCTGCCTATTCCGCCCAACAAGCCGGGCTTTCAGTCGCAGTCGTCGAAGCTCGAGATCGTGTGGGCGGCAAAACGTGGAGCGTGCCGCTGGCCTCTGGACGAGGCGTCGCTGATCTGGGTGCTGCCTGGATAAACGAGAATACGCAAAGTCGTATGGCGGAATATGTCAAGAAATTCAAACTACCGACAGTATCGCAGAGACTCAAAGGTACTGCCGTCATGCAGCTGGCCGACAGCAGTAGGGTCGAGTTTCCGTTCGGCATTATACCCGAG TTTTCTGTTGAGGAAAAGGAGAACCTCGAGAAGATTCGCGACCATATCCAAGCCGTCTCTTTGAAGCGCGAAGCTCCTAGGAGAGAGGACGACGGGGTATCTCTTGACCAATATGTGCGAAGTCTTGGTGCTCTTCCAAAGACGGTGGAGATGATCAACCTATGGGCTAGAGTGATGCATGGAGTTGATTCCAGCCAAGAGTCAGCAGCTTTCTTCATTGACTATTGCCGACGCAATGGGGGCCTATTCTCGATTCGTGCTGATGATCAGACGGGGGGCAACTATCAGCGCTTTCACGGCG GCACGCAACAGATCGCAAATGGCATTGCCAACTTGATCGGAGAAAGCAACATCCATCTTTCGGCCCCTGTCGCTGCAATTGAGAATCATCAAACCCACGTTGTTGTCATCACGTCTAGAAACCAGCGTTTCTTAGGAAGAAAGGCCATCATCTCTGTGCCAAGCGCTATGCTTCGCGATCTCAACATCTCACCATTATTGCCTCAAAGGGTCCGGGAGGTCACCGACTCGTCAAAGCTTGGACACTACAACAAAGCGATCTTGTACTATGACAGACCTTGGTGGAGAGATCTTGGATTCAATGGTTTCTTCATGAGCTACAAGGGACCTGTCTGTGTAGCACGCGACACCAGTGTCGACGAGACCCAGAGCTTTGCTCTCACCTGTTTCGTCAACGGCAAATTTGGGGAAGATTGGTCAAAGCTGTACCCCCACGAGCGTCGTCAACTTGTTATAAAGCAGGTAGCCGAGGTTTTCAACGTCGACGTTGACTCGGAAGCGTTTCGTCCTATCGAAGTCTTTGATCAGATATGGAAGCACGAGCAGTTCAGCCAGGGAGCGCTTGCACCCATCACTGAGATTGGCCACTTCACAGAGTACGCTGATGTGTACGGAAAACCGGTTGGCAATCTTCATTTCGTTGGCACAGAGTACTCGACCGAGTGGAAGGGTTACATGGAAGGGGCGCTATGTTCAGGGGAGCAAGGAGCCAAGGAGGTTCTTGAGGCCCTCCAACGTGCGCCTCGGGCAAGTCTTTGA